The DNA sequence GATGGCCAGTCCGGGTGAGTACGCATATTACCTGGATGCAAGTGACCTTGCTGCTGGCACTTATTTGTATGCCATAACAGCAGGAAATCAGACCATTGTTAAAAAAATGGTGCTTATCAAATAAGTCAATATCTGAAATATTCAGATTGAGTACTAACAGCCCCCCAGCTATCTGGGGGGCTGTTTTACTTTGAGGTTGAGCCTGACTGCCAGTTCGTAGCAGGGAGAGCGAAGATGGAACATCAATAGGCATTTTGACCCATTATTGGGGAGCTCGATTCAGTTTAAATGGACGAGGTCTCTACAAAAGTGAAAATATTTGTCAATATGCAATAAATACTTTACTTTCTTCTCGTAATTAATCTACGATTCGACCTCGATCTGTATCATCTGAAACTCCCCCTTCCTGTTTTTTAATCTAGGTAGATTGATACTTCATTCAATTGATCTTAAGTATATTTGAGGCCGCTCGACAATAATATTTTACTGATAAATAATAACATCTGATTGAGAGATTTGATCAATGAGGCATTTAATTTTCGGCGCACAATATATAATTACTCATCATCTCTTTAATAGGAACAGACCTCTGATCTGTGGGATAACGGTTACAAACAAGTGCAATCTAAGTTGTCGACACTGCCGCATACCTGATCGAGGAGCACGACATATCAGTTTTAATGAAGCGCTTACCGCAATGGAAGCTTTTTATCGTGAGGGAGGTCGTACTCTATATTTACAAGGAGGAGAGCCCTATATCTGGCGTGATGGAGAATATGGTCTTGAAGATCTCGTTGAGTACTCTCGCAGGATCGGCTATTTAGCCATCATCATTTATACAAATGGCACCATTCCCCTGGAGACAGAGGCTGACACAGTTTTTATTAGTATTGATGGACTCGCAGAAACACACGACAATCTGAGAGGGAAGACCTTTAATCGCATTTTGAAAAATATCAATGAATCATCACACCCTTCGCTTTATATAAATTTTACGATAAACAATTATAATAAAAACGAGATAGAGGAATTCTGTAAATACATCAATGACGTCGAATCGATCAAAGGCATATTTTTCTATTTTCATACACCCTACTATGGATATGACGATTTATACATTCAGCCAGCAGAAAGGAATAGAATAATACAGGGCCTGTTATCGTATAAGAAGAATTATAAAATATTAAACTCGCGTGCCGGTCTAAGTTCGGCCTTAAAAAATACCTGGAAACGGCCTTTGAATAACTGTCACATCTACGAAAAAGGCGTTACGTATAAATGTTGTAGATATTCTGGGAATCCAGAGTTGTGCGAGAACTGTGGATACTTAAGCTATGCTGAGATAGATCAAACTTTAAAATTGAAACCGTCAGCAATAATTAATGCCCTTAAATATTTTTAATTGTAAAATGAAAATCAACTACATCCTCTGGTCTATACTGGGTAATCGTCCCCATGATTGAGAATCTGGTCAGAAGCACTTTCAGCAGGTTAATCACCAAACAGAGTAATCTTACCCTTAAGTCAACAGTCCCCTCAACAAGGGAGCTTAAAAGTAAATTCGAATCGTTATCTGACCTTGGAATCTACCTTCACATTCCATTTTGTGACCGCATTTGCCCATACTGTCCCTATAATAAAGAGATCTACCATTCTGACATCGCTAAGCAGTATACAATCGCCGTGATGAAGGAAATTGCTTTCTATTCTGAGATGGTCGGGGATATGCCAATAAGCTCTTTTTATATCGGCGGTGGTACCCCCACAACCATGCTGCATAATGGCATCAAAGATATCATCTCCTACATCTATGATCATTTTAACATGCAATGTTCAATTCACATGGAAAGTCACCCTACCCACTTAAGCAATGACAATCTTGACGCGATTCAGGCTATGGGTATAACCAACCTGAGTATTGGTGTAGAATCACTACAGGACAGGCATTTGAGCGTTCTAAAGAGACCCTATACAACTGAGCAAATAATAAATATAATCAATAGGGTTGTTGACAGAGGCTTTGATTGTGTGAATGTGGATTTCATGTTTGCATTACCAACCCAAACCTTAGAGGAGGTCAGGCAGGCTGGGCGAATGCTGGTTGATATGGGAGTTGATCAGATAGCTGCCTATCCACTTTTCAAATTTCCTTACACAAAAATGGGGAGTGATGGCACGGAGAGTGTCTTCAAGCTGTCTACTTTGTTGCATAGAAGAAAGATGCTCAAGATTCTTGAGGAAATCTTTTATAATGCGGATTTTAGAAGATCATCTGTATGGGCATTTACAAAACAGGGGATTCCCAAGTATTGTTCAGTAACGGTACCTTTATACATAGGATTTGGGGCAAGTGGCGGAAGCTATTTAAAGGATATCTTTTACTTAAACACATTCAGTGCCAAAGAATATATCGAAGCATTTGAAAAGGGTAAACCAGCCATCGCGTTGTCTCTTGAGCTGTCAAGGGAGGTGCAGATGGCCGGTTGGTTGTATTGGCGTATTTACGAGACCCAGTTTAATAAAGGAGACTTCAAGGATCGGTTTGGTGTAGATTTTGATCGTATTTATGGAAGATATATGAGACTTTTGGCAATCATGGGTTTCCTAAACGATGATGGTAAGCAAATCATACTTACAGACCGGGGCAGTTATTGGATGCATGCTTTTGAGGATCTGTTTTCAATCGACT is a window from the Candidatus Neomarinimicrobiota bacterium genome containing:
- a CDS encoding radical SAM protein, whose translation is MIENLVRSTFSRLITKQSNLTLKSTVPSTRELKSKFESLSDLGIYLHIPFCDRICPYCPYNKEIYHSDIAKQYTIAVMKEIAFYSEMVGDMPISSFYIGGGTPTTMLHNGIKDIISYIYDHFNMQCSIHMESHPTHLSNDNLDAIQAMGITNLSIGVESLQDRHLSVLKRPYTTEQIINIINRVVDRGFDCVNVDFMFALPTQTLEEVRQAGRMLVDMGVDQIAAYPLFKFPYTKMGSDGTESVFKLSTLLHRRKMLKILEEIFYNADFRRSSVWAFTKQGIPKYCSVTVPLYIGFGASGGSYLKDIFYLNTFSAKEYIEAFEKGKPAIALSLELSREVQMAGWLYWRIYETQFNKGDFKDRFGVDFDRIYGRYMRLLAIMGFLNDDGKQIILTDRGSYWMHAFEDLFSIDYISTLWGTSKQEPWPKKVVL
- a CDS encoding radical SAM protein, producing MRHLIFGAQYIITHHLFNRNRPLICGITVTNKCNLSCRHCRIPDRGARHISFNEALTAMEAFYREGGRTLYLQGGEPYIWRDGEYGLEDLVEYSRRIGYLAIIIYTNGTIPLETEADTVFISIDGLAETHDNLRGKTFNRILKNINESSHPSLYINFTINNYNKNEIEEFCKYINDVESIKGIFFYFHTPYYGYDDLYIQPAERNRIIQGLLSYKKNYKILNSRAGLSSALKNTWKRPLNNCHIYEKGVTYKCCRYSGNPELCENCGYLSYAEIDQTLKLKPSAIINALKYF